In a single window of the Streptomyces sp. HUAS ZL42 genome:
- the mreC gene encoding rod shape-determining protein MreC: MRDTRESRLLLVLLIAIAFALITVDIRGGEDSPVDGARQAAAAVFGPIENGVSAAVDPVGNAVSAIRDSGERHDRLAALEKENAALKAKLGSDDRNRSRLNQLDKMLKIAGAGQYGIKGAEVIAIGAAQGFSWTITIDVGANDGIRRDMTVLNGDGLVGRVTTVGPNTATVLLANDPDFTVGTRMEATDELGFASGQGDRALRVELLNGKADVKKGDRLVTFGSQADKPFVPGVPVGVVSRVDPSGGNLTRTLYVTPYVSFTKLDIVGVVVEAPKKDPRDTVLPAKPKPTPTPTVTVTVTPSADAPLDGQYQQEQ, encoded by the coding sequence CCTGGTGCTGCTGATCGCCATCGCGTTCGCGCTGATCACGGTGGACATCCGCGGCGGGGAGGACTCCCCGGTCGACGGTGCCCGGCAGGCCGCGGCCGCGGTCTTCGGCCCGATCGAGAACGGCGTGTCGGCGGCGGTCGACCCGGTCGGCAACGCGGTCTCCGCGATCCGGGACTCAGGGGAGCGCCACGACCGGCTCGCCGCGCTGGAGAAGGAGAACGCGGCCCTCAAGGCGAAGCTCGGCAGCGACGACCGCAACCGCAGCCGCCTCAACCAGCTCGACAAGATGCTGAAGATCGCGGGCGCGGGCCAGTACGGCATCAAGGGCGCCGAGGTCATCGCGATAGGAGCGGCCCAGGGCTTCTCCTGGACCATCACCATCGACGTCGGCGCGAACGACGGCATCCGGCGCGACATGACCGTCCTGAACGGCGACGGGCTGGTCGGACGTGTGACGACCGTCGGCCCCAACACCGCCACCGTCCTCCTCGCCAACGACCCCGACTTCACCGTGGGCACCCGCATGGAGGCCACCGACGAACTCGGCTTCGCCTCCGGGCAGGGCGACCGCGCGCTGCGCGTCGAACTCCTCAACGGCAAGGCCGACGTCAAGAAGGGCGACCGCCTGGTCACCTTCGGTTCGCAGGCCGACAAGCCCTTCGTGCCCGGTGTCCCGGTCGGCGTGGTCTCCCGCGTCGACCCCTCCGGCGGCAACCTGACCCGCACCCTGTACGTCACGCCGTACGTCAGCTTCACCAAGCTCGACATCGTCGGCGTCGTCGTCGAGGCCCCGAAGAAGGACCCGCGCGACACCGTGCTCCCCGCCAAGCCCAAGCCGACCCCCACACCGACCGTGACGGTGACGGTCACCCCGTCCGCCGACGCGCCGCTCGACGGCCAGTACCAGCAAGAGCAGTAG
- the rodA gene encoding rod shape-determining protein RodA, protein MTGVNSFSVSGYGPERAGWTRYFARDSVARRLDWPILLAGLALSFIGSLLVFSATRNRTEINQGDPYYFLIRHVMNTGIGIALMIGTVWLGHRALRNAVPILYGLSVFLILLVLTPLGSTVNGAHSWIVFGGGFSLQPSEFVKITIILGMAMLLSARVDAGDKPYPDHRTVLQALGLAAVPMLIVLLMPDLGSVMVMVIIVLGVLLASGASNRWVFGLIGAGTLGAIAVWQLHILDEYQINRFAAFANPDLDPAGVGYNTNQARIAIGSGGLTGAGLFHGSQTTGQFVPEQQTDFVFTVAGEELGFVGAGLIILLLGVVLWRACRIARETTELYGTIVAAGIVAWFAFQSFENIGMTLGIMPVTGLPLPFVSYGGSSMFAVWVAVGLLQSIRVQRPMSA, encoded by the coding sequence ATGACCGGGGTCAACAGCTTCTCCGTCTCCGGGTACGGGCCCGAACGGGCCGGGTGGACGCGGTACTTCGCCCGTGACTCGGTGGCCCGGCGGCTCGACTGGCCGATACTGCTCGCGGGTCTCGCGCTGTCGTTCATCGGCTCACTGCTGGTCTTCTCCGCGACCCGCAACCGCACCGAGATCAACCAGGGCGACCCGTACTACTTCCTCATCCGGCACGTCATGAACACCGGCATCGGGATCGCCCTGATGATCGGCACCGTGTGGCTGGGCCATCGCGCGCTGCGCAACGCCGTGCCGATCCTGTACGGCCTCTCGGTCTTCCTGATCCTGCTGGTCCTCACCCCGCTGGGGTCGACGGTCAACGGTGCGCACTCGTGGATCGTGTTCGGCGGCGGATTCTCGTTGCAGCCCTCGGAGTTCGTGAAGATCACGATCATCCTGGGCATGGCGATGCTGCTGTCGGCGCGGGTGGACGCGGGGGACAAGCCCTACCCGGACCACCGGACCGTGCTGCAGGCGCTGGGGCTGGCGGCCGTCCCGATGCTGATCGTGCTGCTGATGCCCGACCTCGGGTCGGTGATGGTCATGGTCATCATCGTGCTGGGGGTACTGCTCGCCTCCGGCGCCTCCAACCGCTGGGTGTTCGGCCTGATCGGCGCGGGCACGCTCGGCGCGATCGCCGTCTGGCAGCTGCACATCCTCGACGAGTACCAGATCAACCGCTTCGCGGCGTTCGCGAATCCGGACCTCGATCCGGCGGGGGTGGGTTACAACACGAACCAGGCGAGGATCGCGATCGGGTCGGGCGGGCTGACCGGGGCGGGGTTGTTCCACGGCTCCCAGACGACCGGCCAGTTCGTTCCCGAGCAGCAGACGGACTTCGTGTTCACGGTCGCGGGGGAGGAGCTGGGGTTCGTGGGCGCGGGCCTGATCATCCTGCTGCTGGGTGTGGTCCTGTGGCGGGCGTGCCGGATCGCTCGTGAGACGACCGAGCTGTACGGCACGATCGTCGCCGCGGGGATCGTGGCGTGGTTCGCCTTCCAGTCCTTCGAGAACATCGGGATGACGCTGGGGATCATGCCGGTGACGGGTCTGCCGCTGCCGTTCGTGTCGTACGGAGGGTCGTCGATGTTCGCGGTGTGGGTGGCGGTGGGGTTGCTGCAGTCGATTCGCGTGCAGCGCCCCATGTCCGCGTGA
- a CDS encoding TIGR03960 family B12-binding radical SAM protein produces the protein MPAEAAESVFPQLEALLPHVQKPIQYVGGELNSTVKPWESCDVRWALMYPDAYEVGLPNQGVMILYEVLNEQEGVLAERTYSVWPDLEALMREHGVPQFTVDSHRPVKAFDVLGLSFSTELGYTNMLTALDLAGIPLESRDRGLDDPIVLAGGHAAFNPEPIADFIDAAVIGDGEQAVLDMTKIIREWKAEGRPGGREEVLFRLAKTGGVYIPAFYDVEYLPDGRISRVVPNKSGVPWRVSKHTVMDLDEWPYPKQPLVPLAETVHERMSVEIFRGCTRGCRFCQAGMITRPVRERSITGIGDMVEKGLKATGFEEVGLLSLSSADHSEIGDIAKGLADRYEDDKIGLSLPSTRVDAFNIDLANELTRNGRRSGLTFAPEGGSERIRKVINKMVSEEDLIRTVATAYGNGWRQVKLYFMCGLPTETDDDVLQIADMATRVIQKGREVSRSNDIRCTVSIGGFVPKPHTPFQWAPQLSAEQTDERLEKLRDRIRGDKKYGRSIGFRYHDGKPGIVEGLLSRGDRRIGAVIRAVYEDGGRFDGWREHFSYDRWMSCADKALPTFGVDVDWYTTRERTYEEVLPWDHLDSGLDKDWLWEDWQDALDETEVEDCRWTPCFDCGVCPQYDTWPQLSNSGKKLLPLTVKKTAPTG, from the coding sequence ATGCCTGCCGAAGCCGCCGAATCGGTCTTCCCGCAGCTCGAAGCACTGCTCCCGCATGTGCAGAAGCCGATCCAGTACGTCGGCGGAGAGCTCAACTCCACGGTGAAGCCGTGGGAGTCATGTGACGTCCGCTGGGCGCTGATGTACCCGGACGCGTACGAGGTCGGTCTGCCCAACCAGGGCGTCATGATCCTCTACGAGGTCCTGAACGAGCAGGAGGGCGTCCTCGCCGAGCGCACCTACAGCGTGTGGCCGGACCTGGAGGCGCTGATGCGGGAGCACGGCGTCCCGCAGTTCACGGTGGACAGCCACCGGCCGGTGAAGGCCTTCGACGTGCTGGGGCTCTCGTTCTCCACGGAGCTCGGCTACACGAACATGCTGACCGCCCTGGATCTGGCGGGCATCCCGCTGGAGTCCAGGGACCGGGGGCTGGACGACCCGATCGTGCTGGCCGGCGGCCACGCGGCCTTCAACCCCGAGCCGATCGCCGACTTCATCGACGCGGCTGTCATCGGCGACGGCGAGCAGGCCGTCCTCGATATGACGAAGATCATCCGCGAGTGGAAGGCGGAGGGCCGGCCCGGCGGCCGGGAGGAGGTCCTCTTCCGCCTGGCGAAGACCGGTGGGGTGTACATCCCGGCCTTCTACGACGTGGAGTACCTCCCGGACGGCCGCATCAGCCGTGTCGTACCCAACAAGTCGGGTGTCCCGTGGCGCGTGTCCAAGCACACCGTCATGGACCTGGACGAGTGGCCGTACCCCAAGCAGCCCCTGGTGCCGCTCGCCGAGACGGTCCACGAGCGCATGTCGGTCGAGATCTTCCGCGGCTGCACCCGCGGCTGCCGCTTCTGCCAGGCCGGCATGATCACCCGCCCGGTGCGCGAGCGGTCGATCACCGGCATCGGAGACATGGTGGAGAAGGGCCTGAAGGCGACCGGCTTCGAGGAGGTCGGCCTGCTCTCCCTGTCGTCGGCGGACCACTCCGAGATCGGCGACATCGCCAAGGGCCTGGCGGACCGCTACGAGGACGACAAGATCGGCCTGTCCCTCCCGTCGACCCGCGTGGACGCCTTCAACATCGACCTGGCGAACGAGCTGACGAGGAACGGCCGCAGGTCCGGCCTCACCTTCGCCCCGGAGGGCGGCTCCGAGCGCATCCGCAAGGTCATCAACAAGATGGTCTCCGAAGAGGACCTGATCCGGACCGTGGCCACGGCCTACGGCAACGGCTGGCGCCAGGTGAAGCTGTACTTCATGTGCGGTCTGCCGACGGAGACGGACGACGACGTGCTGCAGATCGCCGACATGGCGACGCGCGTCATCCAGAAGGGCCGTGAGGTCTCACGCTCGAACGACATCCGCTGCACGGTGTCGATCGGCGGCTTCGTCCCCAAGCCGCACACGCCGTTCCAGTGGGCGCCGCAGCTCAGCGCCGAGCAGACCGACGAGCGGCTGGAGAAGCTGCGCGACAGGATCCGCGGCGACAAGAAGTACGGCCGCTCGATCGGCTTCCGCTACCACGACGGCAAACCCGGCATCGTCGAGGGCCTGCTGTCGCGGGGCGACCGCCGCATCGGCGCGGTCATCCGCGCGGTCTACGAGGACGGCGGCCGCTTCGACGGCTGGCGCGAGCACTTCTCGTACGACCGCTGGATGAGTTGCGCGGACAAGGCGCTGCCCACGTTCGGCGTCGACGTCGACTGGTACACGACCCGCGAGCGCACGTACGAGGAGGTCCTCCCCTGGGACCACCTCGACTCCGGCCTCGACAAGGACTGGCTCTGGGAGGACTGGCAGGACGCCCTCGACGAGACGGAGGTCGAGGACTGCCGGTGGACGCCCTGCTTCGACTGCGGGGTGTGCCCCCAGTACGACACTTGGCCACAACTGAGCAACAGCGGCAAGAAGCTGCTGCCCCTCACGGTCAAGAAGACCGCTCCGACCGGCTGA
- a CDS encoding CHAD domain-containing protein, which translates to MAETKREIERKYESDDSGLPDLTGVAGVAAVLDKGVAELDATYYDTPDERLAASSITLRRRTGGSDAGWHLKFPVGPDVRDEIRAPLSDTLPRTLAGLVRSRVRDSDLLPVVRLRSSRDVRDLVDAEGRLLAEVSVDAVRAERLGGDGGSAQWTEIEVELADGRDPAFLDKVDKRLRKAGVRPSKSASKLARALAETSPERKGKRKKAKPSAAPLTAGDHVLAYVRAQRDAIVELDPAVRRDVYDSVHRMRVATRRLRSALRSYGKVLDRAVTDPIGEELKWLAGELGVDRDQEVLTERLTAALDDLPRVLLTGPVRTRLRTWSHARSGGSRRRLIAVLDGTRYLALLETLDGLLAEPPLLEAAAGKPEKVIAKAVRKDFGKLSGLVEEAIGLPPGHDRDLALHEARKKAKRVRYAAEAAAPALGDPAAGLIKAAKSLQTLLGDHQDSVMTREALRDLAGQAHAAGENSFTYGVLYGREEQRAAAYEADLPGLWQEITGGVTV; encoded by the coding sequence ATGGCGGAGACGAAACGCGAGATCGAGCGCAAGTACGAATCCGATGACAGCGGGCTGCCCGACCTGACCGGCGTCGCAGGTGTCGCGGCCGTTCTGGACAAGGGCGTCGCCGAGCTGGACGCCACCTACTACGACACCCCGGACGAACGCCTCGCCGCATCCTCGATCACCCTGCGCCGCCGAACCGGCGGCTCCGACGCCGGCTGGCATCTGAAGTTCCCGGTCGGCCCGGACGTACGGGACGAGATCCGGGCCCCGCTCTCCGACACCCTGCCCCGTACCCTCGCCGGCCTCGTCCGCTCCCGCGTCCGGGACTCCGACCTGCTGCCCGTGGTCCGGCTGCGTTCCAGCCGCGACGTACGCGATCTCGTCGACGCCGAGGGCCGCCTGCTCGCCGAGGTCAGCGTGGACGCCGTACGGGCGGAACGTCTCGGCGGGGACGGCGGCTCCGCGCAGTGGACCGAGATCGAGGTGGAGCTCGCCGACGGCCGCGACCCGGCCTTCCTCGACAAGGTGGACAAGCGGCTGCGCAAGGCGGGCGTACGGCCGTCGAAGTCGGCCTCGAAGCTCGCGCGGGCCCTCGCGGAGACCTCCCCCGAGCGGAAGGGGAAGCGGAAGAAGGCGAAACCTTCCGCCGCGCCCCTCACCGCCGGCGACCACGTTCTCGCGTACGTCCGCGCCCAGCGGGACGCCATCGTCGAGCTGGACCCTGCCGTCCGGCGGGACGTCTACGACTCCGTGCACCGCATGCGCGTCGCCACCCGCCGGCTGCGCAGCGCCTTGCGGTCGTACGGGAAGGTCCTCGACCGGGCCGTCACCGACCCGATCGGCGAGGAGCTGAAGTGGCTCGCGGGCGAGCTGGGCGTGGACCGCGACCAGGAGGTGCTGACCGAACGTCTGACGGCCGCCCTCGACGACCTCCCCCGCGTCCTGCTCACCGGCCCCGTCCGCACCCGGCTGCGCACCTGGTCGCACGCCCGCAGCGGCGGATCGCGCCGGCGCCTCATCGCCGTACTGGACGGAACACGGTATCTGGCGCTGCTCGAGACGCTGGACGGGCTGCTCGCCGAGCCGCCGCTGCTCGAGGCCGCCGCCGGGAAGCCGGAGAAGGTGATCGCCAAGGCCGTACGGAAGGACTTCGGGAAGCTGTCCGGCCTGGTGGAGGAGGCGATCGGGCTTCCCCCCGGACACGATCGTGATCTCGCGCTGCACGAGGCGCGCAAGAAGGCCAAGCGGGTGCGGTACGCGGCGGAGGCGGCCGCGCCCGCGCTCGGCGACCCGGCTGCCGGACTGATCAAGGCGGCCAAGTCGCTGCAGACGCTGCTCGGCGATCACCAGGACAGTGTCATGACCCGCGAGGCCCTGCGTGATCTCGCAGGTCAGGCGCATGCCGCCGGGGAGAACTCGTTCACGTACGGCGTGCTGTACGGGCGTGAGGAACAGCGGGCCGCGGCGTACGAGGCGGATCTGCCGGGCCTGTGGCAGGAGATCACGGGCGGGGTGACCGTCTGA
- the mrdA gene encoding penicillin-binding protein 2 gives MTNIPETGRTPRVQIRLVVIQILVLSLLGTLGGRLWYLQIREGAEYAKEASGNHVQQVVQPAVRGSILDARGVPLADNETRLVVSASRTELMKQDDDGKAVLTKLAGVLGMDPKEVMLKVRLCDAKTPQPCWNGSPYQPIPITDEATPKQALQIRERAEDFPGITAEPEAVRRYPAPGKANTAQVLGYLSPVTDEEIQQAKDTDSPYLRSDQVGRSGLERAYDKVLRGKAGVTRYEVDNLGRVIGQAEADASEPGSNLVTSIDSRVQRVAEYELDQAMKTARQQFDKITGEYYKADSGAVVVMEAKTGRVVAMASAPTYDPNAWVGGISAKDYKKLTGKNSDYPLLNRAIQGQSAPGSTFKVISTAAAVEAGYDFDGRYPCTSSYSVGGQVFNNFEGESFGPISLGRALEISCDTVFYGLAHSEWKRDGGINPKKGEPKDYFFKAAHQFGLGKETGIDLPNEVTGRVPDRQWKENYWKANKDGWCRTGKKNGTYVEKIAYENCLEGNKMRAGDEINYSIGQGDTLLTPIQEAVIYGALANGGTMYTPTIGKAIISADGRTVQEIKPKAKGKLPITKATLKGMDAALAGVVTRGTAAWKFGGWPQNEIPLHAKTGTAEVYGKQTTSWLATYSKDYTVIMTIAQAGTGSGASGEAVRRIYNALYGVSADGSIDKKNALLPTPQQGLPKVRTDGTIASPKVAKDPAKDQRASQQGAPEPGQTQQAAATVRTPAAGNRDTRRRRRRSRRQRRGSGRLFT, from the coding sequence GTGACCAACATCCCCGAGACCGGACGGACCCCACGGGTCCAGATCCGGCTCGTCGTGATCCAGATCCTCGTCCTCTCCCTCCTCGGCACGCTCGGCGGCCGCCTGTGGTACCTGCAGATCCGTGAGGGCGCGGAGTACGCCAAGGAGGCCAGCGGCAACCACGTGCAGCAGGTCGTCCAGCCCGCCGTGCGCGGCTCGATCCTGGACGCGCGCGGTGTGCCGCTCGCCGACAACGAGACCCGGCTCGTCGTCTCCGCCTCCCGCACCGAACTCATGAAGCAGGACGACGACGGCAAGGCCGTCCTCACCAAGCTCGCGGGCGTGCTCGGCATGGACCCGAAGGAGGTCATGCTGAAGGTGCGGCTGTGCGACGCCAAGACGCCGCAGCCCTGCTGGAACGGCTCGCCCTATCAGCCGATCCCCATCACCGACGAGGCAACGCCCAAGCAGGCGCTGCAGATCCGTGAGCGCGCCGAGGACTTCCCCGGCATCACCGCCGAACCGGAGGCCGTGCGCCGCTACCCCGCCCCCGGCAAGGCCAACACCGCCCAGGTCCTCGGCTACCTCTCCCCGGTCACCGACGAGGAGATCCAGCAGGCCAAGGACACCGACTCGCCGTATCTGCGCTCCGACCAGGTGGGCCGCAGCGGTCTGGAGCGCGCCTACGACAAGGTGCTGCGTGGCAAGGCCGGCGTCACCCGCTACGAGGTGGACAACCTCGGCCGTGTCATCGGCCAGGCCGAGGCCGACGCCTCCGAGCCCGGCTCCAACCTCGTCACCAGCATCGACTCCCGCGTCCAGCGGGTCGCCGAGTACGAGTTGGACCAGGCGATGAAGACCGCGCGCCAGCAGTTCGACAAGATCACCGGCGAGTACTACAAGGCCGACTCGGGTGCCGTCGTCGTGATGGAGGCCAAGACCGGCCGCGTCGTCGCCATGGCGTCCGCCCCGACGTACGATCCGAACGCCTGGGTCGGCGGCATCTCCGCCAAGGACTACAAGAAGCTCACCGGCAAGAACTCCGACTACCCGCTGCTCAACAGGGCCATACAGGGTCAGTCCGCGCCCGGTTCGACCTTCAAGGTGATCTCCACGGCCGCCGCGGTCGAGGCCGGCTACGACTTCGACGGCCGCTACCCGTGCACGAGTTCGTACTCGGTCGGCGGTCAGGTCTTCAACAACTTCGAGGGGGAGAGCTTCGGCCCCATCTCGCTCGGCCGGGCGCTCGAGATCTCCTGCGACACCGTCTTCTACGGCCTTGCCCACAGCGAGTGGAAGAGGGACGGCGGCATCAACCCGAAGAAGGGTGAGCCCAAGGACTACTTCTTCAAGGCCGCCCACCAGTTCGGCCTCGGCAAGGAGACCGGCATCGACCTGCCCAACGAGGTCACCGGCCGCGTCCCCGACCGCCAGTGGAAGGAGAACTACTGGAAGGCCAACAAGGACGGCTGGTGCAGGACGGGCAAGAAGAACGGCACGTACGTCGAGAAGATCGCCTACGAGAACTGCCTCGAGGGCAACAAGATGCGCGCCGGTGACGAGATCAACTACTCCATCGGCCAGGGTGACACCCTGCTCACCCCGATCCAGGAGGCCGTGATCTACGGGGCGCTCGCCAACGGCGGCACCATGTACACCCCGACCATCGGCAAGGCGATCATCAGCGCCGACGGCAGGACCGTCCAGGAGATCAAGCCCAAGGCCAAGGGCAAACTGCCGATCACCAAGGCGACGCTCAAGGGCATGGACGCCGCCCTCGCGGGCGTCGTCACCCGCGGTACCGCCGCGTGGAAGTTCGGCGGCTGGCCGCAGAACGAGATCCCGCTGCACGCCAAGACCGGTACCGCCGAGGTCTACGGCAAGCAGACGACGTCCTGGCTGGCCACGTACAGCAAGGACTACACGGTCATCATGACGATCGCCCAGGCCGGTACGGGTTCCGGTGCCTCCGGTGAGGCCGTGCGCCGCATCTACAACGCCCTGTACGGCGTCTCCGCCGACGGCTCGATCGACAAGAAGAACGCGCTGCTGCCGACCCCGCAACAGGGCCTGCCGAAGGTCAGGACGGACGGCACGATCGCGTCCCCGAAGGTCGCCAAGGACCCGGCGAAGGACCAGCGGGCGAGTCAGCAGGGCGCGCCCGAGCCGGGGCAGACGCAGCAGGCGGCGGCGACCGTGCGGACGCCTGCGGCGGGGAACCGTGACACGCGCAGGCGACGGCGACGGTCTCGGCGGCAGCGGAGGGGAAGCGGGAGGTTGTTCACATGA
- the mreD gene encoding rod shape-determining protein MreD, which produces MRVNRILLSTSLVVVALVLQVSVLARLHLPGAVPDLLLLTVLGLAMVYGHVGGALIGFGAGLLADLAPPADHAAGRYALVLCVIGYLAGLVKPENGQLKSATGPMAVVVAAAIGSTLLYAGVGALVGDTAARHVGLMSLLFTAALYDLLLAPFVVPGIMALARRAENDPLAETNSAAKGTDISSGWLSAGTGLRIGGQRSGLRMKAARSRVARAGRIKGVKRL; this is translated from the coding sequence GTGCGCGTCAACCGGATCCTGCTGTCCACCTCGCTGGTCGTGGTCGCCCTGGTGCTGCAGGTGAGCGTCCTCGCCCGGCTGCACCTCCCAGGCGCCGTCCCCGACCTCCTGCTGCTCACCGTCCTCGGTCTGGCCATGGTGTACGGCCACGTCGGCGGCGCGCTCATCGGCTTCGGCGCCGGCCTCCTCGCCGACCTCGCCCCGCCCGCGGACCACGCCGCGGGGCGCTACGCCCTCGTTCTGTGCGTCATCGGCTACCTCGCCGGACTCGTCAAGCCGGAGAACGGCCAACTGAAGTCCGCCACAGGGCCGATGGCCGTGGTGGTCGCCGCCGCGATCGGCTCCACCCTGCTGTACGCCGGCGTCGGCGCCCTCGTCGGCGACACTGCCGCCCGCCATGTCGGGCTCATGAGCCTGCTGTTCACGGCCGCCCTGTACGACCTGCTGCTCGCGCCCTTCGTGGTCCCCGGGATCATGGCGCTGGCCCGGCGCGCCGAGAACGACCCGCTCGCCGAGACCAACTCGGCGGCCAAGGGCACCGACATCTCGTCGGGCTGGCTCTCCGCGGGCACGGGGCTCAGGATCGGCGGGCAGCGCAGCGGGCTGCGGATGAAGGCGGCCCGCTCGCGGGTGGCGCGGGCCGGGCGCATAAAAGGGGTCAAGCGGCTGTGA
- a CDS encoding S1 RNA-binding domain-containing protein — translation MGALDGSWRRRFAEVAVVGQRITAEVIAVDLDAGRVRLSMAATENPDGTVAAIERFGVFVALDEGPDHPVHPGVGFITYPELSLRRFEAASEVVELGQRVSCTVEGLVPLGELGPAPVAAPEDVVRRGDEVLVTVTDIDRERGRLTLCRLGPLRTGPTE, via the coding sequence GTGGGGGCGCTGGACGGTTCCTGGCGTCGACGCTTCGCCGAGGTGGCAGTGGTCGGGCAGCGGATCACCGCCGAGGTGATCGCCGTGGATCTGGATGCGGGCCGAGTACGGCTGTCGATGGCGGCCACGGAGAATCCGGACGGCACGGTGGCGGCGATCGAGCGATTCGGCGTGTTCGTGGCGCTGGACGAGGGTCCCGACCATCCGGTCCATCCCGGCGTCGGCTTCATCACGTATCCCGAGCTGTCCTTGCGGCGCTTCGAGGCGGCGTCCGAGGTGGTTGAGCTCGGGCAGCGCGTGTCGTGCACGGTCGAGGGCCTGGTTCCGCTGGGCGAGCTCGGACCGGCACCCGTGGCTGCTCCGGAGGACGTCGTACGGCGCGGTGACGAGGTTCTGGTCACCGTCACGGACATCGATCGAGAGCGGGGCAGGCTCACCTTGTGCCGACTGGGCCCCCTCAGGACAGGTCCTACGGAATGA